Within the Sulfurospirillum barnesii SES-3 genome, the region CATGTAAAGCCCTCTGCTTCAAAAAAAGCCAGTCTTTGGCGTGAACGGTTCAAAATGGTGGTCTCTATACCATGTGTTTTTAAAATCATTGCAATTGCTTTAGCCGTTCCACCTGCACCTAAAATCAGTGCATTATGAAGCGTGCCAAAAGATTTAATCGCTTCGTAAAATCCCTCTGCATCGGTATTGTAACCAATGACACGGCTTCCCTCACGTACCAAAGTATTGATTGCCCCAATTTTTTGTGCAATGCCACGCACTTCATCGCACTGCGTAAAGGCTACTTCTTTGTGTGGAACCGTCACATTGGCACCTGAGAGTTGCAGTGTTTTAAAGGTTTGCATCAATGCGTTAGGATTTTCTATAGGCGTTCTGATATAACAGCCATCAAGGTTTAATCCTTGCATGACTGCATTGTGAAGGCGAGGGGAGATGGAATGAGCGACGGGGTAGCCAAATATACTAAAGAGTAGCACGCAATTACGCCTTTAAATCATCTAAAGAGCTTGTCATTGCACCTAGTTTATTGGTGACTTCAAGGTATTCTAGCTCTGGTTTACTGTCGGCTACAATACCAGCTCCTGCTTGAAAGATAATTTTTTCATGATCCAAATAGGCCGTGCGAATCATAATACAACTGTCCATATTGCCATCAAAGCCAAAATAACCAGCTGCGCCACTGTAGAAACTGCGTTTAATGCCTTCAAAATCGCTAATGAGTTCCATCGCACGAATTTTAGGGGTTCCTGTCATGGTTCCAGC harbors:
- a CDS encoding shikimate dehydrogenase, with translation MLLFSIFGYPVAHSISPRLHNAVMQGLNLDGCYIRTPIENPNALMQTFKTLQLSGANVTVPHKEVAFTQCDEVRGIAQKIGAINTLVREGSRVIGYNTDAEGFYEAIKSFGTLHNALILGAGGTAKAIAMILKTHGIETTILNRSRQRLAFFEAEGFTCKTPEAFEGGAYTLIINTTSAGLKDEEYPCDATLLKSLFHHAKFAFDVIYNKPTPFLCLAKECNLTCKDGKEMLLYQGVLAFNLFFSNHYDLKTIESLMRPVFEL